From a single Lactococcus carnosus genomic region:
- the metK gene encoding methionine adenosyltransferase: MSEKNLFTSESVSEGHPDKIADQISDAILDAILTQDPDAHVAAETVVYTGSVHVFGEISTTAYVNIDEIVRQTIKEIGYTDASFGFDYKTVGVHPSIVEQSADIAQGVNEAIEVRGNDQQDALDLIGAGDQGLMFGYANKETAEYMPLAISLSHQLVKRLADLRKTGEIAYLRPDAKSQVTVEYDENDVAKRIDTIVISTQHAPEATNEQIKADMIDKVIKVVIPAELLDEQTKYFINPTGRFVIGGPQGDSGLTGRKIIVDTYGGYAHHGGGAFSGKDATKVDRSASYAARYIAKNIVAAGLAEKAEIQLSYAIGVAQPISIHVDTFGTGKVSNELLIGAIRENFDLRPAGIIKMLDLKRPIYRQTAAYGHFGRTDVELPWEKLDKVEILSALL; the protein is encoded by the coding sequence GCGGATCAAATTTCCGATGCGATTTTAGATGCGATTCTAACACAGGATCCAGATGCACACGTCGCGGCAGAAACAGTTGTTTATACTGGATCTGTCCATGTATTTGGTGAAATATCAACAACAGCTTATGTCAATATCGACGAAATCGTCAGACAGACGATTAAAGAAATTGGCTATACTGATGCGAGTTTTGGCTTTGACTACAAGACAGTCGGTGTTCATCCATCTATCGTCGAACAATCAGCAGATATTGCCCAAGGGGTCAATGAAGCGATTGAAGTCAGAGGTAATGACCAGCAAGATGCGCTTGATCTTATCGGAGCTGGTGACCAAGGGTTGATGTTTGGCTATGCCAACAAAGAGACAGCAGAATATATGCCGCTTGCGATTTCGCTATCACATCAATTAGTCAAAAGACTAGCAGATTTGCGTAAAACAGGTGAGATTGCTTACCTTCGTCCAGATGCGAAAAGTCAAGTGACTGTTGAATATGATGAAAATGATGTTGCTAAACGGATTGATACCATCGTGATTTCAACCCAACATGCACCAGAGGCAACTAACGAACAAATCAAAGCTGATATGATCGACAAAGTGATTAAAGTTGTCATTCCTGCTGAGTTGTTAGATGAGCAAACCAAGTATTTCATCAATCCAACAGGCCGTTTTGTTATTGGTGGTCCTCAAGGGGATTCTGGCCTGACTGGTCGTAAAATTATCGTGGATACTTATGGTGGCTATGCCCATCATGGTGGTGGTGCTTTTTCAGGTAAGGATGCAACGAAAGTTGACCGTTCTGCTTCTTATGCAGCGCGTTATATTGCAAAAAACATCGTGGCTGCGGGTCTCGCAGAAAAGGCTGAAATTCAATTAAGCTATGCCATAGGTGTTGCGCAACCAATCTCAATTCATGTAGACACATTTGGGACAGGTAAAGTATCAAATGAGTTACTAATTGGTGCCATCAGAGAAAACTTTGATCTTCGTCCAGCTGGTATCATCAAAATGCTTGATTTGAAACGGCCAATCTACCGTCAAACGGCTGCCTATGGCCACTTTGGCCGGACAGATGTCGAGCTACCATGGGAAAAACTAGATAAAGTAGAAATTTTAAGCGCGCTTTTGTGA
- the rny gene encoding ribonuclease Y, whose protein sequence is MTGALIAGIIALLIGLGIGFVFRNVQLKSAQADSQSLIEQAERKANELTKQAKVEAEILKKESENLEKEKILALKEEGQKRRESIENEFIETRTELKASEKRLKQREEILDRKDDTLTRKEQSLDSKEENLSNKTNTLSKREEALSQIEAEKAAELARIASLSHDEAKEIILTQTKGSLSKEMAQLIRASEEKATAEADKKAKNIITLAMQRVSGDFVSEQTVSVVTLPDDGMKGRIIGREGRNIRTFEALTGIDVIIDDTPEAVILSGFDPIRREIARLTLEQLVQDGRIHPARIEELVEKNRKDLERKIREYGEQAAFEVGAHTLHPDLMKIMGRLHFRTSYGQNVLNHSIEVANLAGNLAGEMGENVSLAKRAGFLHDIGKALDHEIEGSHVEIGTELAKKYKESPVVINAIASHHGDTEPTNNISILVAAADALSAARPGARRESIDNYIKRLQNLEEISNGFEGVETSFALQAGREIRVMVNPAKLSDNKMTVLAHDIKEKIENDMDYPGNIKVTVIRETRVIDYAK, encoded by the coding sequence ATGACTGGAGCACTTATTGCTGGCATCATTGCCTTGTTGATTGGATTAGGAATTGGTTTTGTATTTCGGAATGTACAATTAAAAAGTGCCCAGGCGGATAGTCAGAGTCTAATTGAACAAGCAGAACGCAAAGCGAATGAGCTCACGAAACAGGCGAAAGTCGAGGCTGAAATTCTTAAGAAAGAATCTGAAAATCTTGAAAAAGAAAAGATTTTAGCGTTAAAAGAAGAAGGCCAAAAACGTCGTGAGTCGATAGAAAATGAGTTTATAGAAACTCGGACTGAGTTAAAAGCATCAGAGAAACGTTTGAAACAACGTGAAGAAATTCTTGATCGTAAGGATGATACGTTGACGCGTAAAGAACAATCTCTAGATTCAAAAGAAGAAAATCTATCAAACAAAACTAACACGCTCAGCAAGCGCGAAGAAGCATTATCGCAAATTGAAGCAGAAAAGGCCGCTGAACTAGCACGTATTGCAAGTTTAAGTCATGATGAAGCAAAAGAAATTATTTTAACCCAAACTAAAGGGTCATTATCGAAAGAAATGGCACAATTGATTCGGGCTAGTGAAGAAAAAGCAACAGCAGAAGCTGATAAAAAAGCAAAAAATATCATTACACTTGCCATGCAACGTGTATCAGGTGATTTTGTAAGCGAACAAACAGTCAGTGTTGTAACTTTGCCAGATGATGGCATGAAGGGTCGGATTATCGGTCGAGAAGGTCGTAATATTCGAACATTTGAAGCATTGACTGGGATTGATGTCATCATTGATGATACGCCTGAGGCAGTTATATTATCTGGATTTGATCCCATCAGAAGAGAAATTGCAAGATTGACTTTGGAACAATTAGTACAAGATGGTCGTATTCATCCTGCACGTATAGAAGAATTAGTCGAGAAAAATCGTAAAGATTTAGAACGAAAAATCAGAGAGTACGGCGAACAAGCAGCGTTTGAAGTAGGTGCGCATACCTTACATCCTGATCTGATGAAGATTATGGGACGTCTCCATTTTAGAACGTCTTATGGCCAAAATGTCCTGAATCACTCGATAGAGGTCGCTAATCTTGCGGGAAATCTTGCTGGTGAGATGGGTGAAAATGTATCACTTGCAAAACGTGCAGGGTTCTTGCATGATATCGGTAAGGCACTGGATCATGAAATTGAAGGTAGTCACGTTGAAATTGGGACTGAGTTAGCTAAGAAGTATAAGGAAAGCCCAGTTGTGATTAATGCGATTGCCAGTCACCATGGAGATACAGAACCAACAAACAATATCTCTATCCTAGTTGCAGCAGCAGATGCTTTGTCAGCTGCTCGACCTGGTGCGCGTCGTGAGTCGATTGATAACTATATCAAGCGATTGCAAAATCTGGAAGAAATTTCTAACGGATTTGAAGGCGTAGAAACGTCATTTGCCTTACAGGCTGGACGTGAAATTCGCGTTATGGTAAACCCAGCCAAGTTATCGGATAATAAGATGACGGTGTTGGCGCACGATATCAAAGAAAAAATAGAAAACGATATGGACTATCCAGGAAATATCAAAGTGACAGTGATACGTGAAACACGTGTCATTGATTACGCAAAATAA
- the gmk gene encoding guanylate kinase has product MPERGLLIVFSGPSGVGKGTVRAAIFESSQHQFDYSVSMTTRQQRPGEVDGKDYFFTTREAFEEKIISGQMLEYAEYVGNYYGTPLEYVNKTLDQGKDVFLEIEVQGALQVKEKVPDGVFIFLTPPDLDELRGRLSGRGTDSLAVINERMEKAREEIKLMSEYDYAVVNDEVHLAVERVKKIVEAEHFRVDRVIGRYQDMVDVAAHNIG; this is encoded by the coding sequence ATGCCAGAACGTGGATTACTCATTGTTTTTTCTGGCCCTTCAGGGGTCGGTAAAGGCACAGTAAGGGCAGCGATTTTCGAATCGAGCCAACACCAATTTGACTATTCAGTGTCGATGACGACACGTCAACAGCGGCCAGGTGAAGTAGACGGAAAAGATTATTTCTTTACGACGCGAGAAGCGTTTGAAGAAAAAATTATATCTGGGCAAATGCTTGAATATGCCGAATATGTCGGTAACTATTATGGTACGCCCCTAGAGTATGTCAATAAAACGCTTGACCAAGGTAAGGATGTTTTTCTTGAGATTGAAGTGCAAGGTGCGCTACAAGTCAAAGAAAAAGTACCGGATGGCGTATTTATCTTTTTAACACCGCCAGACTTAGATGAATTACGCGGTAGACTGAGTGGTCGTGGGACTGACAGTTTAGCTGTGATCAACGAGCGAATGGAGAAAGCGCGTGAGGAAATCAAACTCATGAGCGAGTATGATTACGCTGTTGTGAATGATGAAGTCCACTTAGCGGTGGAACGCGTCAAGAAAATAGTTGAAGCAGAGCATTTTCGAGTGGACCGGGTGATTGGTCGTTATCAAGATATGGTAGACGTTGCAGCACATAATATTGGATAA
- the rpoZ gene encoding DNA-directed RNA polymerase subunit omega, producing the protein MMLKPSIDVLLDKVDSKYSLVVLEAKRAHELRDGEAATQKFSSVKPTLQALEELAEGNVTIHPAPEAKRTALKEKRELERLLKIEEERKIKEQIAKEQAEEEAKQRKDKVAPQAVKAPVVETVEAPIAKAVEGE; encoded by the coding sequence ATGATGTTAAAACCGTCAATCGACGTCTTGTTGGACAAAGTCGATTCAAAATATTCATTAGTTGTTTTAGAAGCAAAACGTGCACATGAGTTACGTGATGGAGAAGCTGCAACACAAAAATTTTCATCTGTAAAACCTACTTTGCAAGCATTGGAAGAATTGGCAGAAGGCAACGTAACGATTCACCCAGCGCCAGAAGCAAAACGAACAGCATTAAAAGAAAAACGTGAATTAGAACGTCTACTTAAGATTGAAGAAGAACGTAAAATTAAAGAGCAGATAGCAAAAGAGCAAGCTGAAGAAGAAGCCAAACAACGCAAAGATAAAGTTGCTCCTCAAGCTGTTAAAGCACCAGTTGTCGAAACAGTAGAGGCACCGATTGCTAAAGCTGTTGAAGGTGAGTAA
- a CDS encoding primosomal protein N' yields the protein MCYQIAKIIIDVPTMQTDKPFSYLIPEDLAQLVAVGMRVHVPFGRSNRLMQGFIVALSDGSDETELSDLSELKAISEVLDFEPVLNSEQLALADDMRQTVFSYKISILKAMLPNLLNSSYDKVLTTADSEVAKTYFATKKEIHFSSLDTKEQAVMMKLHREGRINMRYVAQSKAHVKTEKRVSLVDKLALMNLAITSRATKRLAMKAFLETQPEETIWTYSELLVTFSRDVVTFFVSQGILRLTEVEVSRSQGYFDQVVPDEKKQLNSEQTRAYEAIIQANGGTFLLEGVTGSGKTEVYLQVIAHALAQGKTAIMLVPEISLTPLMTNRFIARFGDRVAIMHSGLSDGEKYDEWRKIVSGEAKVVVGARSAIFVPLKNIGTIIIDEEHETSYKQDSNPRYHARDVAIWRAGYQQATLVLGSATPSLETRARAQKEVYQLLHLTHRANVQAKIPEVRILDMRKHLNDQSASFSKVLLDKISEKIARQEQVVLMLNRRGYSSFIMCRDCGYVPDCPNCDISLTLHMDTKTLNCHYCGHTASIPYTCPNCQSKQIRYYGSGTQKVEEELLDLIPDARVLRMDVDTTKKKGAHEQILSRFGAGEADILLGTQMIAKGLDFPNVTLVGVINADTALNLPDFRSSERTFQLLTQVAGRAGRAEKAGEVLIQTFNPEHYAIKLAQTHDYEGFYKQEMAFRRQLNYPPYFYTVQLVVSHQLEEEAVKASYEIMSLLTAQLTEHARILGPIPKPIARTHNLYHYQLLIKYRFEPNLVQVLNSVLEMTQNRAHKKLRIIIDNEPQNFM from the coding sequence ATGTGTTATCAAATTGCTAAGATTATTATTGATGTGCCAACTATGCAAACAGATAAGCCTTTTTCTTATCTGATACCTGAGGATTTGGCGCAACTAGTAGCAGTTGGTATGCGGGTCCATGTGCCTTTCGGACGTAGCAATCGACTCATGCAAGGATTTATTGTTGCACTCTCAGATGGATCAGATGAAACTGAGTTATCTGATCTATCTGAACTAAAGGCAATTTCCGAAGTGTTGGATTTTGAACCCGTGCTCAACAGCGAACAGCTTGCCCTAGCAGATGACATGCGACAAACGGTTTTCTCTTATAAAATCTCTATACTCAAAGCTATGCTACCTAATCTACTTAATTCTTCTTATGATAAGGTACTGACAACAGCAGATTCGGAAGTAGCTAAAACCTATTTTGCTACTAAAAAGGAGATTCACTTTTCAAGCTTGGACACTAAAGAACAGGCTGTTATGATGAAACTCCACCGAGAAGGGCGTATCAACATGAGGTACGTTGCGCAGTCTAAAGCACATGTCAAAACTGAAAAGCGCGTGTCATTAGTTGATAAGCTTGCCTTGATGAACTTAGCAATCACATCGCGTGCGACAAAGCGTTTGGCTATGAAGGCGTTTCTAGAAACACAGCCTGAAGAAACGATCTGGACCTATTCAGAACTGCTTGTGACATTCTCGCGAGATGTTGTGACATTTTTCGTGTCCCAAGGGATTTTACGGCTTACAGAAGTGGAAGTGTCGCGTTCACAAGGTTACTTTGATCAGGTGGTGCCAGATGAAAAGAAGCAGTTAAATTCAGAACAAACTCGTGCATATGAGGCGATCATTCAAGCTAATGGTGGCACGTTTCTATTAGAAGGAGTTACTGGTTCTGGTAAAACAGAGGTTTATCTACAGGTGATTGCCCATGCACTTGCACAAGGAAAAACAGCAATTATGTTAGTGCCAGAAATATCATTAACACCGCTGATGACCAATCGCTTTATCGCTAGATTCGGAGATCGTGTTGCGATTATGCATTCAGGATTATCGGATGGCGAAAAGTATGATGAATGGCGGAAGATAGTATCTGGTGAAGCAAAAGTTGTTGTTGGTGCACGATCAGCAATATTTGTACCACTAAAAAATATTGGTACGATTATTATTGATGAGGAGCATGAAACAAGTTACAAACAAGATAGCAATCCCCGCTATCATGCAAGAGATGTTGCGATTTGGCGCGCCGGCTATCAGCAAGCTACACTAGTTTTAGGGTCAGCAACACCAAGCCTAGAAACACGAGCACGTGCACAAAAAGAAGTCTACCAGTTACTGCATCTTACCCACCGAGCTAATGTGCAAGCTAAGATTCCTGAAGTTCGGATTTTGGATATGCGCAAGCACTTAAACGACCAGTCAGCCTCTTTCTCGAAAGTGCTATTAGATAAAATTTCGGAAAAAATCGCTAGACAGGAACAGGTTGTTTTGATGCTCAATCGACGGGGGTATTCCTCGTTTATTATGTGTCGGGATTGCGGCTACGTGCCTGATTGTCCGAATTGTGATATCTCCTTAACGCTACATATGGATACTAAGACGCTAAACTGTCATTATTGTGGACATACAGCGTCTATACCGTATACTTGTCCAAATTGTCAAAGTAAGCAAATTCGCTATTATGGCAGTGGGACGCAAAAAGTGGAAGAAGAATTGCTAGACTTGATTCCTGATGCCCGAGTTTTAAGAATGGATGTGGATACAACAAAGAAAAAAGGTGCACATGAGCAGATTCTATCCCGTTTTGGTGCAGGAGAAGCAGACATACTGCTAGGGACACAGATGATTGCTAAGGGACTTGATTTTCCTAATGTTACTCTGGTTGGTGTCATCAATGCCGATACAGCGCTCAATCTTCCTGATTTTAGATCATCAGAACGCACCTTCCAGTTATTAACGCAGGTGGCTGGTCGTGCCGGCCGCGCAGAAAAAGCAGGAGAAGTCCTGATTCAGACCTTTAACCCTGAACACTATGCAATTAAGCTAGCGCAAACGCATGATTATGAAGGATTTTATAAGCAAGAGATGGCATTTAGGCGGCAACTCAATTACCCACCTTACTTTTATACGGTGCAACTGGTTGTTTCACATCAACTTGAAGAGGAGGCGGTAAAAGCATCATATGAAATCATGTCGCTTTTAACAGCGCAACTCACTGAGCATGCTCGGATTTTAGGGCCAATCCCAAAGCCAATTGCTAGGACGCATAATTTATATCATTATCAACTCTTGATTAAATATAGGTTTGAACCGAATCTGGTGCAAGTGTTGAACTCAGTTTTAGAGATGACGCAGAATCGCGCACATAAAAAATTACGGATCATCATTGATAATGAACCGCAAAACTTCATGTAA
- the rlmB gene encoding 23S rRNA (guanosine(2251)-2'-O)-methyltransferase RlmB — MKKNHEKNNQVNQDNQHDLAPANDTVYGVHAVTDSLMENLGNKLYIQDDIRGKNVDKLKELASEKKVGISFVSKDKLKEMSDGGVHQGFVLKTSAYAYKELSDLLAITQELDNPLLIIIDGLTDPHNLGSILRTADATGVSGIIIPKHRSVGVTPVVVKTSTGAVNHMPIARVTNLSQTLDKLKDAEFWIFGTDMDGTPHHKWQTQGKLALIIGAEGAGITPNIKKQVDEMITIPMVGHVQSLNAGVAAGILMYEWARNFK; from the coding sequence ATGAAAAAAAATCACGAAAAAAATAATCAAGTTAACCAAGACAACCAGCATGACCTAGCACCAGCTAATGATACAGTTTATGGTGTGCATGCCGTTACAGATTCTCTTATGGAAAATCTAGGGAATAAATTATACATCCAAGATGACATACGCGGTAAAAATGTTGACAAGTTAAAAGAACTGGCTAGCGAAAAAAAAGTTGGTATTTCTTTTGTAAGTAAGGACAAATTAAAGGAAATGTCTGATGGGGGTGTACATCAAGGGTTTGTATTGAAAACAAGCGCTTACGCCTATAAAGAGTTGTCTGATTTACTAGCAATTACTCAGGAACTTGACAATCCACTGTTAATCATTATCGATGGTTTAACTGATCCGCATAACCTTGGTAGTATCCTAAGAACTGCTGATGCGACGGGAGTTTCAGGGATTATCATCCCTAAACATCGTTCAGTTGGCGTAACACCAGTTGTCGTCAAAACGTCGACTGGTGCAGTTAATCATATGCCGATTGCGCGTGTGACAAACCTTTCTCAGACCCTAGACAAACTAAAAGATGCTGAATTTTGGATTTTTGGTACCGATATGGATGGGACACCGCATCATAAATGGCAAACGCAAGGTAAGCTTGCCCTGATCATTGGTGCTGAAGGTGCGGGCATCACGCCAAATATAAAAAAACAAGTAGACGAAATGATTACAATCCCTATGGTCGGTCATGTGCAGAGTTTAAATGCCGGTGTTGCTGCGGGTATTCTCATGTATGAGTGGGCTCGAAATTTTAAATAA
- a CDS encoding NYN domain-containing protein, whose translation MKKQLLIVDGYNMIGAWTETHHLFQDNQLEQARDILLSKLSNYAGFEGIEVICVFDAQYVPGVASKFTHHNVMVIFTEEDETADAYIEKLAGKCQNILTTVYVATSDLAEQWVIFSQGAMRVSARELEERVNLRKQDLTRHNKVLTTQKPRTSWDDTQLSDLKALLFKLGEHE comes from the coding sequence ATGAAAAAACAACTGTTAATTGTTGACGGATATAATATGATTGGGGCGTGGACAGAAACCCATCACCTTTTTCAAGATAATCAACTAGAACAAGCAAGAGATATTTTACTTTCAAAGTTATCAAATTATGCGGGATTTGAAGGGATAGAAGTGATTTGTGTCTTTGATGCCCAATATGTCCCAGGTGTGGCAAGTAAGTTTACACACCATAATGTCATGGTCATATTCACGGAAGAAGATGAAACGGCAGATGCCTATATCGAGAAACTTGCAGGAAAATGTCAAAATATCTTGACAACAGTTTATGTGGCGACAAGTGACTTAGCGGAACAATGGGTGATTTTTTCTCAAGGTGCGATGCGGGTATCTGCAAGAGAACTTGAAGAACGTGTCAACCTTAGAAAACAAGATTTGACAAGACATAATAAGGTCCTGACAACACAAAAACCACGGACATCTTGGGACGATACACAGCTATCAGATCTTAAAGCGCTCCTGTTTAAACTAGGAGAACATGAATAG
- a CDS encoding DegV family protein → MTYKIVTDSTTDLSESYISSHDIIMLGLTVTLADITYQTIGPNRLSSDFLLKKMAEGENPVTSQINAGQFLEVFKSVVLAGDEVLYIGFSSGLSGTLQSAEMARSMLLEEIPTAKITIFDTLAAASGEGYLVREAVKLRDQGESVADLVDSLKEIAPRLRSWVMADDLFHLARGGRISKTAATVGTLVNIKPIIDVDPDGKLRQVGKVRGKKKAINLLIEKTLDGFDDRFPQIVIGYSGSPDVAESVKTRLLMSEVVQQVIVTPLGPTIATHTGTGTLAIFSIGKLKRV, encoded by the coding sequence ATGACTTATAAAATTGTCACAGATTCAACGACAGATTTATCAGAAAGTTACATCAGCTCACATGATATCATCATGCTAGGGTTGACAGTGACGCTAGCCGACATCACCTACCAAACGATCGGACCAAACAGATTGTCAAGTGATTTTTTATTGAAAAAGATGGCTGAAGGCGAAAACCCCGTCACCTCTCAAATTAATGCTGGACAGTTTTTAGAAGTGTTTAAGTCAGTTGTCTTAGCTGGTGATGAAGTACTCTATATTGGGTTTTCATCTGGTCTTTCAGGTACGCTCCAAAGTGCCGAGATGGCTAGAAGTATGCTCTTAGAGGAGATACCTACAGCAAAAATTACGATTTTTGATACCTTAGCAGCTGCATCAGGAGAAGGCTATTTGGTTAGAGAAGCTGTTAAACTCCGTGATCAAGGCGAATCAGTTGCTGATTTAGTTGATAGCCTAAAAGAGATAGCACCTCGCTTGCGTAGTTGGGTAATGGCAGATGATTTGTTTCATTTGGCTAGAGGGGGACGGATTTCAAAAACGGCCGCAACTGTTGGGACATTAGTGAATATTAAACCGATTATTGATGTTGATCCAGATGGTAAGCTACGTCAAGTTGGCAAGGTTAGAGGTAAGAAAAAAGCAATCAATTTATTGATTGAAAAGACACTAGACGGATTTGATGATAGGTTTCCACAAATAGTAATTGGCTATTCGGGTAGTCCGGATGTTGCTGAATCAGTAAAGACAAGATTATTGATGTCGGAGGTTGTGCAGCAAGTTATCGTGACACCACTCGGACCGACAATTGCAACACATACAGGGACAGGAACGCTTGCTATTTTTTCTATAGGGAAACTAAAACGCGTCTAA
- the ftsA gene encoding cell division protein FtsA — translation MAKSGLYTGLDIGTSTIKVLVAEYVSGEMNIIGVGNAKSDGLKNGTIVDIEKVSQAIRKAVNAAEERAGIQIKGLNVAVPANRLEVDACQGMVTINSESKEVVESDISQVVSSALMRGMMPEREIIAVEPKEFTVDGFSGISDPRGMFGVRLEMKGLVYTGPKTLVHNIRRAVERAGLIVDNIVIAPLAIAHHVLTEGEREFGTVVIDLGAGQTTVLAIRDQELQFAHIIPEGGDYITKDISTVLNTSLDQADSLKLNYGEASTARASQEEKFPVSVVGHIEPLEITEYYLSEIVEARLTQIFSRVRQDLERSRGLNLPGGIVLLGGAAAMPGVAELATEIIGANVRLYVPNEMGLRNPTFAQVISIVDYVGSRSEIENLVTLAAAGNAVFSEPVVDTHATYREPVVSFSENNFVQTTDETSYAVPVSQSNVPKQTKEPKEGLVDKVRNLFGSMFD, via the coding sequence ATGGCCAAAAGTGGACTTTATACGGGACTTGATATAGGAACTAGTACGATTAAAGTGCTAGTTGCTGAATATGTCTCTGGTGAAATGAATATAATTGGTGTCGGAAATGCAAAATCTGACGGATTAAAAAACGGAACAATCGTTGATATCGAAAAGGTATCTCAAGCAATTCGAAAAGCTGTAAATGCTGCAGAAGAACGCGCAGGCATCCAAATCAAAGGGTTAAATGTAGCTGTTCCAGCTAATCGACTTGAAGTTGATGCGTGTCAAGGCATGGTAACAATCAACAGTGAATCAAAAGAAGTTGTTGAAAGTGATATTAGCCAGGTCGTTTCTAGCGCGCTTATGCGTGGGATGATGCCTGAACGTGAAATCATCGCAGTTGAACCCAAAGAATTTACGGTGGATGGCTTCTCTGGTATTTCAGATCCAAGAGGGATGTTTGGTGTTCGTCTTGAAATGAAGGGACTTGTTTACACAGGACCTAAGACATTGGTACATAACATCCGCCGTGCAGTTGAGCGTGCAGGCTTGATAGTTGATAATATCGTGATTGCGCCGCTAGCTATAGCGCATCACGTGTTGACTGAAGGCGAACGTGAATTTGGCACAGTTGTCATCGATCTTGGTGCTGGTCAAACAACCGTACTTGCAATTAGAGATCAAGAGTTACAGTTTGCTCATATTATACCTGAAGGTGGAGACTATATTACTAAAGACATCTCCACAGTCTTAAATACTTCTCTTGATCAAGCAGATAGTTTGAAATTAAATTATGGAGAAGCCTCAACTGCACGTGCAAGTCAAGAGGAAAAATTCCCAGTATCAGTTGTTGGTCACATAGAACCTCTTGAAATTACAGAATATTATCTTTCTGAAATTGTAGAAGCACGGCTAACACAAATTTTTTCTCGCGTTCGTCAAGATTTGGAGCGCTCTCGTGGCTTAAATTTACCAGGAGGTATTGTCCTACTTGGTGGTGCTGCGGCGATGCCAGGGGTTGCTGAACTTGCAACGGAAATTATTGGTGCAAACGTTAGATTATATGTCCCAAATGAGATGGGGCTTCGTAATCCAACATTTGCTCAAGTAATTTCGATAGTGGATTATGTTGGTAGTCGCTCAGAAATTGAAAATCTTGTGACGCTAGCAGCTGCTGGTAATGCTGTATTCAGTGAACCAGTTGTTGACACACATGCAACGTATCGCGAACCTGTCGTATCTTTCTCAGAAAATAATTTCGTACAAACAACAGATGAGACAAGTTATGCTGTACCAGTATCACAATCAAATGTACCTAAACAAACTAAAGAACCTAAAGAAGGTCTTGTAGATAAAGTCCGAAACCTATTCGGTAGTATGTTTGATTGA
- a CDS encoding YggS family pyridoxal phosphate-dependent enzyme: protein MTLIEKVESVLNKVSLAEEQSTSKKNNPTTVVGVTKYVDAQKARELVLAGITDIGENRVELFLDKYEQLADLSINWHLIGTLQRRKVKDVINLVDYFHALDSVKLAQEIDKRADHTIKCFLQVNISGEASKHGLLPDELAQVLPEFSRFTNIEIVGLMTMMPLDATEVELAGFFDQTKALQEIIASQKLPNIPCTELSMGMSQDYQQAIKHGATFVRIGSEFFK from the coding sequence ATGACACTTATTGAAAAAGTTGAATCAGTATTAAATAAGGTCAGCCTTGCTGAGGAACAGTCAACATCAAAAAAAAATAACCCGACGACTGTTGTTGGTGTTACTAAATATGTTGATGCGCAAAAAGCTCGTGAACTTGTTTTAGCAGGTATAACTGATATTGGTGAAAATAGGGTAGAGCTATTCCTTGATAAATATGAACAGTTGGCTGATTTATCAATTAACTGGCATTTGATTGGGACATTGCAAAGGCGTAAGGTTAAAGACGTCATCAACTTAGTTGATTACTTCCATGCCCTAGATTCTGTTAAATTAGCGCAAGAAATTGATAAACGCGCTGATCATACCATCAAATGTTTCTTACAAGTCAATATTTCAGGTGAAGCAAGTAAGCACGGCTTATTGCCTGACGAGTTAGCTCAAGTCTTACCAGAATTTTCAAGGTTTACTAACATTGAAATTGTTGGCTTAATGACGATGATGCCATTAGATGCAACAGAAGTAGAACTGGCAGGTTTCTTTGATCAAACAAAGGCGTTACAAGAAATAATAGCCAGTCAAAAATTACCAAATATACCATGTACAGAATTGTCGATGGGGATGAGTCAAGATTATCAGCAAGCAATTAAGCATGGTGCTACTTTTGTCAGAATTGGTAGTGAATTTTTTAAATAG